A single genomic interval of Arachis duranensis cultivar V14167 chromosome 7, aradu.V14167.gnm2.J7QH, whole genome shotgun sequence harbors:
- the LOC107457653 gene encoding probable LRR receptor-like serine/threonine-protein kinase At3g47570: MFLLSIASQTLAMHVALSSETDKMALLALKDKLINGDPHALPSWNQSLHFCKWQGVTCSRRRMRVSAVQLPNQYWGGTLAPSLGNLTFLRVINLTNTHLHGDIPRELGHLKRLQILDLSNNNLQGQIPREMINCSSLEVIVMWQNNLTGKIPSWFGSMKQLILLGLGTNNFVGSIPPSLGNLSSLQKLSFTYNHLEGSITPALGRLLNLNHLALGANNFSGQVPPSLYNLSNIEVLEFAENQLVGTLLSNISMAFPNIESFLCGGNRFTGTFPSSISNLSELQVFDIQENDFHGSISPTLGSLHKLRSFNVGTNRFGSGRAHDLDFLSSLENCTQLQKLGIDDNYLGGVLTDRIGNLSSNLIVLAMGANQISGRIPEGIGKLINVAALGIERNSLEGTIPNSIGKLKNLVMLALEENKLFGNIPLVIGNLTMLSDVHLDSNKFEGFIPFTLGNCTKMERFYAQENNLSGNIPNQTFGYQQGLIELSLYSNSFTGPVPSDLGNLNHLSILHLQDNKLIGEIPMGLSACSALTELVLGSNSFRGSIPSFLGSLLSLEILDLSNNNFSSTIPHQLVNLTLLKTLNFSFNHLYGEVPVGGVFNNVTAVSLVGNKELCGGIPQLNLPACPILPLQKKHKRSLKKRVILIVAFGGILISCVAFISIYLLKNKAKKLPTTSLALQYGYVKVSYGELHQATNGFSSSNLVGAGRFGTVYRGILVHFERPVAVKVLKLHTRGASKSFMAECKALGKIKHRNLVNILTSCSSVDYKGDDFKAIVFEFMPNGSLETLLHNTIDDSESTNQSLNLMQRVNVALDVAFALDYLHNDLEEAVVHCDIKPSNVLLDDEVVAHLGDFGLARLVHGAASCSSSGQVSSSAIKGTIGYIPPEYGASGLVSPEGDMYGYGILLLEMITGKKPTDSMFGEDLSLHKFCNMATLDGITEIVDSRLLIPIDHQERRRVTQQQNMEDTIRECLVSFARIGVACSQEFPNQRMSIKDVITEMHAIKQKLSC; encoded by the exons ATGTTTCTCTTATCTATCGCTTCTCAAACCTTGGCTATGCATGTGGCCTTGAGTTCAGAGACCGATAAGatggctttgcttgctttgaagGACAAGCTTATCAATGGCGATCCTCATGCTCTGCCATCATGGAATCAATCTCTTCATTTCTGTAAATGGCAGGGCGTTACATGCAGTCGCCGCCGAATGAGAGTCTCAGCCGTGCAACTTCCAAATCAATACTGGGGTGGTACTCTTGCACCATCCTTGGGAAATCTAACGTTCCTAAGGGTGATCAATCTTACTAACACCCACTTGCATGGTGACATTCCAAGAGAACTTGGTCATTTGAAGAGGCTGCAAATTCTTGACTTGAGCAACAATAATCTTCAAGGTCAAATTCCAAGGGAGATGATAAATTGTTCAAGTCTTGAGGTAATTGTTATGTGGCAAAATAATCTAACCGGCAAAATTCCTTCCTGGTTTGGTTCTATGAAGCAACTTATTCTACTGGGGCTTGGAACCAACAATTTTGTTGGTAGTATCCCGCCGTCTTTGGGAAATCTTTCATCGCTTCAGAAGCTGTCATTTACATACAATCATTTGGAAGGAAGCATAACTCCAGCTTTGGGTAGGTTGTTGAATTTGAACCATTTGGCTTTGGGTGCAAATAATTTTTCTGGCCAAGTCCCTCCGTCACTTTACAACCTTTCAAATATTGAAGTTCTTGAATTTGCGGAAAACCAGTTAGTAGGTACTCTTCTCTCAAATATATCTATGGCTTTTCCCAATATTGAGAGTTTTCTATGTGGAGGAAACCGATTCACTGGTACTTTCCCATCTTCAATATCCAATCTTTCCGAATTGCAAGTGTTTGATATTCAAGAAAATGATTTTCATGGATCAATTTCTCCTACTTTGGGAAGTTTACACAAACTCCGGTCATTCAATGTTGGTACTAATAGATTCGGGAGTGGAAGAGCTCACGATTTAGATTTCCTTTCCTCGTTAGAGAATTGTACTCAATTGCAAAAACTAGGCATTGATGATAATTATTTAGGCGGTGTATTGACCGATCGCATAGGCAACTTATCAAGCAATCTCATTGTACTTGCTATGGGGGCCAATCAAATATCTGGAAGGATacctgaaggaattggaaaacTAATCAACGTAGCAGCACTTGGTATTGAGAGAAATTCCCTTGAGGGAACAATTCCAAATTCAATTGGGAAGCTAAAGAATCTGGTAATGTTGGCTTTGGAAGAAAATAAGTTGTTTGGCAACATTCCTCTTGTCATTGGTAACCTTACTATGTTGTCTGATGTTCATCTCGACTCAAATAAATTTGAAGGATTCATTCCTTTTACACTTGGAAACTGCACCAAGATGGAGAGATTTTATGCTCAAGAAAACAACTTAAGTGGCAATATACCCAATCAAACATTTGGCTACCAACAAGGTTTAATAGAGCTGTCCCTATACTCCAACTCCTTTACTGGCCCCGTTCCTTCTGATCTTGGCAACTTGAACCATCTTTCCATCTTGCACTTACAAGATAACAAGTTGATTGGTGAGATTCCCATGGGACTTAGTGCTTGCTCTGCTTTAACAGAGCTTGTACTAGGAAGCAACTCATTCCGTGGAAGTATACCTTCATTCTTGGGATCTCTACTATCCCTTGAAATTTTGGACCTTTCTAATAACAACTTCTCAAGCACAATCCCGCATCAACTTGTGAATCTCACCTTGCTGAAGACTTTGAACTTCTCTTTCAACCATCTCTATGGTGAAGTCCCGGTAGGAGGAGTATTTAATAATGTCACAGCAGTATCACTCGTTGGAAACAAAGAGCTTTGCGGCGGGATACCTCAATTGAATCTTCCTGCATGCCCTATTTTGCCCTTACAGAAGAAACACAAGAGATCACTTAAAAAGAGAGTCATTCTCATCGTTGCATTTGGAGGAATTCTAATCTCTTGTGTAGCTTTTATTAGTATATATCTTCTCAAGAACAAGGCAAAAAAGTTACCCACTACTTCTCTGGCTTTGCAATATGGTTATGTGAAGGTTTCCTATGGAGAGTTACATCAAGCAACTAATGGATTTTCTTCATCCAATTTAGTTGGGGCAGGAAGATTTGGGACTGTGTATAGAGGAATCCTCGTCCATTTTGAGAGACCTGTTGCTGTAAAAGTGTTGAAGCTCCATACACGCGGGGCATCGAAGAGTTTCATGGCCGAATGCAAAGCTCTAGGAAAAATCAAGCACAGAAACCTTGTCAACATATTGACTTCTTGTTCAAGTGTTGATTACAAAGGGGATGATTTCAAGGCCATAGTGTTTGAGTTCATGCCTAATGGGAGTTTAGAAACCTTGTTGCACAACACCATTGATGATAGCGAGTCCACAAATCAGAGTCTCAACCTGATGCAAAGAGTAAATGTTGCTCTTGATGTAGCTTTTGCATTGGATTATCTTCACAATGATTTAGAAGAAGCTGTAGTTCATTGTGATATTAAGCCAAGCAATGTTTTACTTGATGATGAAGTTGTTGCTCACTTGGGAGACTTTGGATTAGCTAGGCTCGTTCATGGTGCCGCAAGCTGTTCTAGCAGTGGTCAAGTTAGCTCTTCTGCAATTAAGGGAACCATTGGATATATTCCCCCAG AATATGGAGCAAGTGGCTTAGTGTCACCAGAAGGAGACATGTATGGCTATGGAATTCTTCTTTTAGAGATGATCACTGGAAAGAAGCCAACTGATAGCATGTTTGGTGAAGATCTAAGCCTACACAAGTTCTGTAACATGGCAACTCTAGATGGAATCACTGAGATTGTTGATTCACGACTGCTCATTCCAATTGATCAtcaagaaagaagaagggtCACACAACAGCAAAATATGGAAGACACCATTCGAGAATGTCTTGTGTCGTTTGCTAGGATTGGAGTTGCATGCTCCCAAGAGTTTCCTAATCAGCGAATGAGTATAAAAGATGTCATAACTGAGATGCATGCAATTAAGCAAAAGCTATCCTGCTAA